GGCATTTCTCGGGCCCGGGAGTTCCGTCGGACCGCAGACTCACCTTCCCTGTCGCGGTACCAGCGCAACCCGTGATCAGGGCCATGCAGAAGAGACCGCACGCGAACTCAAACGTCCTGGAAGCCATCCCATGGACCTTAGAGGAACTTGTCCACGATGAAGACGCCACCTCGTGAGTACTTGAGGACGGCGGTTCCCGGGAGAGAGCCGGACAACTTCAGCATTTGTCCCTTGGCCATGCGAACCACCGCACAGATGGGAACCCGCGCCGCCGAATCCGGGGGACGCGCCTCGTAGTAGCGAATGACCACCTGGGGCCCACTTGTCCACACGTAGCCGTAGAGCCGAGTGGGCGAGTCCAGCGGGCCCAGGTCACTCAACAGCATGCTCTCGACCCGGCCCTCGTACAGCGTGACGGGTTCGACGTCGCCCTGGTTCACATCGAACTCGACGAGCGCGCCGGCCCCCACTGGCAGCCTCAGATAGCGCATCGCCTCGAGCGCTTCTTCCGAGCACCGCTCGGGTCCTGGAGTCCCGTCGGCTCGAAGCGACACCCGGCCCATCGTCGAGCCCGCGCATCCCGAGGCCAGCACCGACAAGGCAAGACCGCACACATGTTCGAACTTCCTGGAGACCATTGCCCGGCTCTTACTCACGCACCAACTGGGGGTCCAACAGCACAGCGGCCAGGAGACGCCCATCGTGCTGGTAGACCTCCAGCGCCAGCTCCTCGAACTTTCCCTCCGGGTTGAGGAACGCGCCGCGGTCCACCACGAACGCGATGGCACCTGTCTGGCCCACGGCGATCGACTCGCGTTCGGCCCGGATGGCCACGGTCTTCGGCGCGCGACTGGATGACGCGAAGAGCTTCGTCTGGGACAGGCGCCAGGTCCGACTTTCACTCTGATTCGTCACGCTGAGCATGACCGCCGCTTTACCCTTGCCCGAATAGACCGTCATCGAGAGCTGGGCATCCACGTCATATCCACGCCACGTGTGCCGCCGCTTGAACGGCGTCTGCGCTGCCGCCCCCGACACCAGTAGCGCGGCCAGCGCGTGGTCCGCGGAGGTCTCCTCTTCACGCAGCCGCGCGTTCTCCTGCTCCAAATCATTCTTCGCTCTGAGCGTGCGCGACAGGACGGAGACCAGAGCCTGATAGCTCTCCCGGTCCTTGAAGACGTCTACCTGCTGATCCGCCCTTCCCAACTCCTCCACGGGAGGTCTCAGCAAGAACGACATCGAGGTCCCATCCGCGAGCGTCACGAGCAGGGGAACGCTCTCATCCGGCCCCAGGGCACGGAGGGGCTCGATCACCACCCGCTTTCCCGCGACCAGCAGCGGCTCGAAACGCCCCTCCCATCCGAGCAGCTTCGTCTTCAGCGGGTCGCAGGGTTGCTCGAACCGGAGCACCGTGACGATCTGCCCCGCCACGTGGATGCGATGGGCCGCGTCGTCCGGGTGCTCGGACAGCACCAGGGACCGGACCTGAGCCCTCTCACGCGGTCCCGCCAGGGCAGGCGTGGCCACGAGGACGAACAGGACAACGAACCAGCCAGGTAGGGCGTTCGGCATCGAACCTGCACCCTACCCAAGCCGCCCATTTCACGCCAATCTTCCGGGCCGGGCACATATGCACCGGGCGACGTCCACGAACATGCAGCATCTGCTGACGGAACGCTCCGTTCACCCCTTCCCCAATCCACCCGCAACGCCCGGGAAAAGACGATGAGCGGTGGGGATGCATGGCGGGGCAACATCAAGGCACGCCTGTACGAACGAGTCCGCACGCGCGGCTACGACTCACTGACCGCCTTTGCCGAAGCACGCCCTACCGCCTCACTGGTGGCGTTGGCCGAGGAACTTGGGGCGGACGACGTCGCCGGGGTGCAGGTATTCAGCGGTTTGGTGGCGGAAGCGGAGCACAGCAAACAGCTCACACGACTGGTGCGCGGACAGTTCGTGCGCGAGCTGTATGCGTGTCTCCCCAACGGCTGGCCGTCCGTGTTGAATGACGATGCTCGGCTGGAGGTTGCCATCGCGCTCGGTCATTGGTTTGCCCACACCCCAGAAACGCACAAGGAGCGCGTTGACCGGGCCGGCGATGCGCTCCTCGCCCATCCGCCACCGCCCGGCTGGCAACCGCTCAGTCCCGACGACGAACTGCTCCGCACGCTCCTACCCGACGAGGAAGCCTGACCCGCGAAGTAGCTTCGCGGGCCAGGGGGCGCCACCCGAACCTCACCCCTGCTTCAGCGCCGCGCCAATCGCGTTCCCGAACGGCGCCGTCGGCCGGCCGATAAGACGGCTCAGCGTGCGGCTGGTGTCGTTCAGCTCCCCGCGCGACAGGCCCGCGTCCGCGTCCGCCAGCGTGTCCGCGAAGGGCTTGGGCACGCCCACCCCCTGGAGCGCCGCGGAGAACTCCGCCACCGGCAGGTCCACGTACTTCACCGGCTTGCCCGACTGGCGCGACAGCTCCGCCACGTACTCCGGCAGGCTGAAGCTCGCGTCTCCCGCCAGCTCGTACACCTGGTTCTCGTGGCCCGTGCCCGTCAGCACCGCCACCGCCGCGTCCGCGTACTCCTGACGCGTCGCCGTGGCCACCCGGCCGTCCTTCGCGCTGCCCTGCACCACGCCGTACTGGAGCGCCGGCGCGATGTGCTCCGTGTAGTTCTCCACGTACCAACCATTGCGCAGGAACACGTACGGGATGCCCGAGGCGCGGATGGCCTCCTCCGTCGCCTTGTGCTCCCCTGCCAGCGACAGGCCGCTCTTGTCCGCGAACAGGATGCTCGTGTAGGCCAGCAGCTTCACGCCCGCCTTCTTCGCCGCCTCAATCACCGCCGAGTGCTGCGGGAAGCGCTTCCCCACCTCGTTCGCGGAGATGAGCAGCACCGTGTCTCCCTTCCCGAACGCCCCGCTCAGCGTCTCCGGACGGTCGTAGTCCACCTTGCGCACCTGCACGCCGCGCGCGGCCCAGGCCTTCGCCTTGTCCGGATTGCGCACCGCCACCGCCACCTGCTCCGCCGGCACCTTCTTCAGCAACCCCTCCACGACGAACTGGCCCAGCTTCCCCGAGGCTCCCGTGACCACGAACATGGCTCCGCCCTTTCCTTCCCGCGCTCCAGGCGCGAAATCGAACTGGGCTTACCGTAACGGGGGTACTCACTTTTCGTAAGTACGCACCTCATGGTAAGTGTCACGTCATGAAGGCAAGCAAGGGCAGTCCATTGCTGGAGAAGGTGAAGCAGCGCGGGGACCTGTACGCGGCGGCGTGTCCCTCGCGCGGCGTCCTGGAGCACGTCACCAGCCAGTGGGGCGTGCTGGTGCTCGTCGCGCTCAAGGAGGAAGGCACCCACCGCTTCAGCGAGCTGCGCCGCAAGGTGGGCGGGGTCAGCGAGAAGATGCTCGCCCAGACACTCCAGGCCCTGGAACAGGACGGCTTCGTGCACCGGGAAGCCCACCCCGTGATTCCTCCCCACGTGGACTACAGCCTCACGCCCCTGGGCGAAGAGGTCGCCGTCCACGTGGAGGCGCTGACCACCTGGATCGAGGACAACGTGGCCCGCGTGATGTCCGCCCGCACCAAGGCCCCGCCCCGCAAGAAGGCCTCCTGAGCAGCCCCGGGGCAGCCCCGCGCCTCCTTGCCCGGGTGCCCTCCAGCGGGACGAACGGGAGCGAAGGGAACAGGCCCGCGTTAAGACTGCTCCCGTGCCCGCCGACACCCCGCTCAAGGTCCGCATTCTCGATACCATCCGCGATGTCCCGGCCGCCCAATGGGACGCCCTGGTCGCCGACGGCGCGCCCCCCTTCGTGCGCCACGCGTGGCTGTCCGCCATGGAGGAGAGCGGCAGCGCCACCGAGGACACCGGCTGGGCCCCGCACCACCTGACGCTGTGGCGGGGTAGGAAGCTCGTCGCCGCCGCGCCCGCCTATCTCAAGTTCCACAGCATGGGCGAGTACATCTACGACTTCGGCTGGGCCAACGCCGCCGCCCAGCTGGGCGTGGAGTACTACCCGAAGCTGCTCGTGGGCGGCCCCCTGTCCCCCGCCACCGTGCCGCGCTTCCTCACCGCCCCCGGAGAGGACGCCGCGCTCTTGCGCCGAGCGCTCCTCCAGGCCGCCGTGGAGACCGCCCAGGCCCAGGACTGCTCCGGCGTGCACGTGCTCTACCCCACGGATGAAGAGGCGGACTTCCTGGAGGAGGCTGGGCTCGCGCGCCGGATCACCCTCCAGTTCCATTGGAAGAACCCGGGCTACCAGCGCTACGACGACTACCTGGCCCGCTTCGACTCCAAGCGCCGCAACCAGCTCAAGCGCGAGCGCGCCGCCGCGGCCACGCAGGGCATCCAGCTGCGCACCGTGCGCGGGGCGGACCTGACACAGGAGCACGCCCAGCGCGCGTACACCTTCTACACCTCCACCTGCGAGCGCCACGCCTGGGGTCAGGTGCAGCTCACCCCGGGCTTCTTCGAGCGCGTCTTCCGCGACCTGCCCGACACCGTGGAGATGGTGGAGGCGGTGAAGGACGGGAAGGTCATCGCCGGGGCCTTCAACCTGGCCACGCCGGAGCGGCTCTACGGCCGCTACTGGGGCTGCACGGAGGAGCACCCCTTCCTGCACTTCAACGTCTGCCTGTATCACTCCGTGGACGACTGCATCCGTTCGGGCCGCAAGGTGTTCGAACCCGGCGCGGGCGGCGAGCACAAGGTGTCCCGCGGCTTCGAGCCCACCGCCGTGCACAGCGCCCACCTGATTTTCGACAAGCGCCTGGACAAGGCCGTGCGGAGCTTCCTGCGCATGGAGCACGCGCGGCTGGCACCCGCCGTGGAAGAGGCGGAGCGCATCTGCGGCCTCAAGCCGTGGGCCTCCAACCCGGCCCCTGGGTCCACCGGCACCTGAAAAACCTGAACGTCTGTCCGCCAGCCCACCGGACAGTGGGCATCCGGGCTCGGTTCAAGTTGTGAAATCGGGGTGAACCTCTAGAGTCCGCCCTCATGAAAGTCCCGGAGACAGAGGAAGACTTCATCCAGTGGTACGAAGACTGCTGGGCGGACCGCGACGAGGTGGAGTACCCGAAGCTGTTCGGTGCCATCCGCGAGGAGGTGGACCTCCTGGAGGGCACCGGCGTGCTGGAGGGGTGGCTGGAGAGCGAGCTGGCCCAGGGAACGGAGATGGATCCGAACTGGCTGCCCATGGGCGTGCGCGTGGCGCCTCCCAGCCCGGAGCACCCGTACTGGACCTACGTGACCAGCGGCCTGTCCAACCCCTTCACGGTGGCCCCCGGCGAGGACCTGCCGGACGACGCCCGCAGCGGCCTGGGCTACGAGATGGTCATCCACACGCCCGAGGAGGAGCGCTGGCCGATTCTGCGCCTCCTGGACATGATGGCCTACAACCTCGTGTGCGCGCGGCTGTTCGCCATGGGGCACCGCTACCCGGTGGACGGCACGCTCACCGGCGGTGAGACGAAGCTCGCGGGCTTCGTGTTCGTGAAGGACGCCAACCGCCCCAGCCACTTCACCCTGCCCAGCGGCCAGGTGGAGCTGCTCACGCTGGTGGGCGTGACGAAGAACGAGATGGCCTTCGCGCGCTCCAACGGCATGGACAGCCTGCTGAAGAAGCTGGCCGACCCCGCGAACCCCACCACCGCGTACATCACGCGGCCGGAGCGCGACGAGGTGAAGCTGTAGTTCCCACGCTCTCTCGCCGCCCGCGCTAACCGGCGCGCGGCGGCGAGGACTCCACCAGCGAGTGCAAGAGGCCCGGCTCGAAGGGCTTCTCGATGCGCGGCAGCGGCACGGCCTGGAGGAAGGCGCGGGCGCGCTCCGTGAAGCTGCCGCCCGTCATGAACACGAAGCGCGACAGGAGCTCCGGCCGGCGCCGCGACAGCTCCGCGTGCACGTCCATGCCGGTGAGGTCCGCCATCATCAGGTCGCAGAAGACGCGGTCGAAGGCGTCGTCCTGCTCCAGCAGCGCCAGCGCCTCCCGGCCGCTGTGCGCCACCACCACGTCATGCTGCCGGCCGAGGATGCGCCGGAGCACCGAGGTGAGCTGAGGCTCGTCGTCCACCACCAGCACGCGCTTGCGGCAAGGCCCGTCATCCGCGCGCACCGCGGGGACGACCGGGTGCACGATGGGCTCCAAGACGGGCAGCCGCACCTGGAAGGTGCTGCCCAGACCGGGGATGCTGGTGGCCGTCAGTTCGCCGTGCATGCTGCGCACGAGCCCCAGGCAGATGGACAGCCCCAGGCCGCTGCCCTCCCCCACGGGACGCGTGGTGAAGAACGGCTCGAAGGCGCGCTGGAGCACCTCCGGCGTCATGCCCAGGCCGGTGTCGGACACCTCCGCCAGCACCCACGCGCCCTCGCGGCGGGTGGTGAGCGTCACGCGGTGCCGGTCGAAGGCGCCGGCGGGGATGGCGTGCGCGGCGTTGATGAGCAGGTGGAGGAACACCTGTCCCAGGCGCGCCTCGTGCGCCAGCGCGGGCGGCACCTGGCCGAAGTGGCGCTCCACCTGGGCGCGGCTGCGCAGGTGGGTCATCGCCATGGAGATGCCGAACTCCAGCGCCGCGTGCACGTCCACGGGCCCCAGGCGCAGCTCGTCCGCGCGGGCGAAGGTCTGCAGGTCGCGCACGATGACGCGAATGCGCTCCGCGCCCTCCTTCGCCTCGCGCAGCGCCTCCAGCGCCTCGCCCACCGCGTCCTGGAGCCCCGGGCGGCGGGCGAGCGGCGTGAGCTGCTCCACCGCGAACTGGAGGTTGCCGGCGACGTAGGACAGGGGGTTGTTGATTTCGTGGCCCACGCCCGCGGCCAGCTGGCCCGCCATGGCCAGCTTCTCCGACTGCATCAGCCGCTCGCGCGCGGCCATCAGCTCGTGCGTGCGGCGCTGGGCCAGGGCCTCCGCCTCCAGGCGGCCGGAGTGCTCGCGGGCGAGCAGCGCGTCGCGCTCCGCCTGCACGCGCTTCTTGTCGGTGATGTCGCGCGCGTAGGTGGAGATGTTCCGGCCGCTGGACCAGGCGTGCACCTCGTGCCAGCGGTCCCTGCCGGTGCGCACCT
This DNA window, taken from Corallococcus coralloides DSM 2259, encodes the following:
- a CDS encoding DUF2381 family protein — protein: MPNALPGWFVVLFVLVATPALAGPRERAQVRSLVLSEHPDDAAHRIHVAGQIVTVLRFEQPCDPLKTKLLGWEGRFEPLLVAGKRVVIEPLRALGPDESVPLLVTLADGTSMSFLLRPPVEELGRADQQVDVFKDRESYQALVSVLSRTLRAKNDLEQENARLREEETSADHALAALLVSGAAAQTPFKRRHTWRGYDVDAQLSMTVYSGKGKAAVMLSVTNQSESRTWRLSQTKLFASSSRAPKTVAIRAERESIAVGQTGAIAFVVDRGAFLNPEGKFEELALEVYQHDGRLLAAVLLDPQLVRE
- a CDS encoding GNAT family N-acetyltransferase; protein product: MPADTPLKVRILDTIRDVPAAQWDALVADGAPPFVRHAWLSAMEESGSATEDTGWAPHHLTLWRGRKLVAAAPAYLKFHSMGEYIYDFGWANAAAQLGVEYYPKLLVGGPLSPATVPRFLTAPGEDAALLRRALLQAAVETAQAQDCSGVHVLYPTDEEADFLEEAGLARRITLQFHWKNPGYQRYDDYLARFDSKRRNQLKRERAAAATQGIQLRTVRGADLTQEHAQRAYTFYTSTCERHAWGQVQLTPGFFERVFRDLPDTVEMVEAVKDGKVIAGAFNLATPERLYGRYWGCTEEHPFLHFNVCLYHSVDDCIRSGRKVFEPGAGGEHKVSRGFEPTAVHSAHLIFDKRLDKAVRSFLRMEHARLAPAVEEAERICGLKPWASNPAPGSTGT
- a CDS encoding winged helix-turn-helix transcriptional regulator, with the translated sequence MKASKGSPLLEKVKQRGDLYAAACPSRGVLEHVTSQWGVLVLVALKEEGTHRFSELRRKVGGVSEKMLAQTLQALEQDGFVHREAHPVIPPHVDYSLTPLGEEVAVHVEALTTWIEDNVARVMSARTKAPPRKKAS
- a CDS encoding ATP-binding protein encodes the protein MSATDTTVALPLPDAFLAALEEAEREHPEACMVLRAVRSPGGAILDFEWLWANPAAARALGRGPEYLRGRRLGEVSSKGGIAGRLDLLRQVVESGRPHADHFTEGEVLLQGTAVPLRDGVLLRLRDITSAQRVEEGLRETLDWVRDVLESMPDAFFTVDTDWRLTYVNRNAAALTNRSQEELFRRVLWEACPELCGTPFERMMREVASEESYRLFEVRTGRDRWHEVHAWSSGRNISTYARDITDKKRVQAERDALLAREHSGRLEAEALAQRRTHELMAARERLMQSEKLAMAGQLAAGVGHEINNPLSYVAGNLQFAVEQLTPLARRPGLQDAVGEALEALREAKEGAERIRVIVRDLQTFARADELRLGPVDVHAALEFGISMAMTHLRSRAQVERHFGQVPPALAHEARLGQVFLHLLINAAHAIPAGAFDRHRVTLTTRREGAWVLAEVSDTGLGMTPEVLQRAFEPFFTTRPVGEGSGLGLSICLGLVRSMHGELTATSIPGLGSTFQVRLPVLEPIVHPVVPAVRADDGPCRKRVLVVDDEPQLTSVLRRILGRQHDVVVAHSGREALALLEQDDAFDRVFCDLMMADLTGMDVHAELSRRRPELLSRFVFMTGGSFTERARAFLQAVPLPRIEKPFEPGLLHSLVESSPPRAG
- a CDS encoding suppressor of fused domain protein; protein product: MKVPETEEDFIQWYEDCWADRDEVEYPKLFGAIREEVDLLEGTGVLEGWLESELAQGTEMDPNWLPMGVRVAPPSPEHPYWTYVTSGLSNPFTVAPGEDLPDDARSGLGYEMVIHTPEEERWPILRLLDMMAYNLVCARLFAMGHRYPVDGTLTGGETKLAGFVFVKDANRPSHFTLPSGQVELLTLVGVTKNEMAFARSNGMDSLLKKLADPANPTTAYITRPERDEVKL
- a CDS encoding SDR family oxidoreductase; its protein translation is MFVVTGASGKLGQFVVEGLLKKVPAEQVAVAVRNPDKAKAWAARGVQVRKVDYDRPETLSGAFGKGDTVLLISANEVGKRFPQHSAVIEAAKKAGVKLLAYTSILFADKSGLSLAGEHKATEEAIRASGIPYVFLRNGWYVENYTEHIAPALQYGVVQGSAKDGRVATATRQEYADAAVAVLTGTGHENQVYELAGDASFSLPEYVAELSRQSGKPVKYVDLPVAEFSAALQGVGVPKPFADTLADADAGLSRGELNDTSRTLSRLIGRPTAPFGNAIGAALKQG